The sequence GCGATGGCCTCGGCCGTCAGCGCCACCAGCGGCAGCATGTCGGGCGTGATCGCCTGCGCATCGGCCGGGATGCGGTTGGGCGGCACCGCCGCGGCGGCGAACCCGGCGCCGAGCGCGGCGGCCAGGCCTTCGATGGTCGGATGGGCGAACAGCGTGCGCACCTCGGCCGCCAGGCCGGCGCGGCGCAGGCGCTCGACCACCGCCACGGCCAGCAGCGAATGGCCGCCGAGCGCGAAGAAGTCGTCGCGCACGCCGACCCGTTCGAGCCCGAGCAGCTCGCGCCAGATCTGCGCCAGCATCGCCTCGGTCGCGTCGCGCGGCGCCAGGTCGTCCTGCCCGCCCTGCCGCCCGGGTGCCGGCAGCGCCTTGCGGTCGACCTTGCCGTTCGGCGTCAGCGGCAGCCGTTCGAGCACGATGAAATGGGCCGGCACCATGTAGTCGGGCAGGCGCTGCGCCAGCAGGCGGCGCAGTTCGGCGGCCGGCGGCACGGCATCGGCGGCGTCCGCCGGCACCAGGTAGGCGACCAGGCCGGCGTCACCGCCTCCCACATCACCGCCCCCCACGTTACCGTGGGTCATCACCAGCGCCTCGCGCACCGCCGGCAGCGCCGCCAGCGCCGCCTCGATCTCGCCCGGCTCGATGCGGAAGCCGCGCAGCTTGAGCTGGTGGTCGAGCCGGCCCAGGTATTCGATGCTGCCGTCGGCCAGGTAGCGCGCCAGGTCGCCCGAGCGGTACATGCGCGCGCCCGGCTCGGCGCCGAACGGGTCGGGGATGAAGGCGGCGGCGGTCAGGTCCGGCCGGCCCAGGTAGCCGCGCGCCAGGCCGACGCCGGCGATGTGCAGCTCGCCGGCCACGCCGGCCGGCACCGGGTTCAAGTGGGCATCGAGGATATGGATCCGGATGTTGGCGATCGGCCGGCCGATCGGCACGCAGGCGAGGCCGGCGTCGGCGCGGCAGGTCCAGGCCGTCACGTCGACCGAGGCCTCGGTCGGGCCGTACAGGTTGTGCAGCGCGACGCCGGGCAGCGCGGCGAAGAAGCGCCGCTGCAGTTCCGGCGGCAACGCCTGGCCGCTGCACACCACCCGCCGCAGCGAGCGGCAGGCCTCCGGCTCGACGCTGGCGAGGAAAACCTCGAGCATCGGCGGCACGAAGTGCACGGTGGTGATGGCCTGCTCGGCCATCAGCCCGGCCAGGTAGGCCGGCTCCTGCTGGCCGCCGGGCCGCGCCAGCACCAGCCGCGCGCCGTAGGCCAGCGGCCAGAAGAATTCCCACACCGAGACGTCGAAGCCGTAGGGCGTCTTCTGCAGCACCCGGTCGTCGGCGTCGAGCCGGTAGGCGGCCTGCATCCATTGCAGCCGGTTGAGGATGCCGGCGTGGTCGACGCCGACGCCCTTGGGCCGGCCGGTCGAGCCCGAGGTGTAGATCACGTAGGCCAGGTTGCCCGGCCGCAGGGCCGGCGCCGGGTCGTGGTCGGGCTGGGCGGCCAGCGCGGCCGCCGCGTCGTCGTCATCGAGGCAGAACACCGCCGGCGCGGCCGGACAGCCGGCCTGCAGATGGCGCTGGGTGAGCAGCACGACGGCGGCCGCGTCGGCCAGCATGCCGGCGCGCCGTTCGGCCGGCTGGTCCGGGTCCAGCGGCACGTAGGCGCCGCCGGCCTTGAGCACCGCCAGCAGGGCCACCACCATCTCGACCGAGCGCTCGAGGCACAGGGCCACCCGCGCATCCGGCCCCGCGCCCCGCGCCGCCAGCCAGTGGGCCAACCGGTTGGCGCGCGCGTTGAGTTCACCGTAGCTCAGGCGCCGGTGTTCGAATACCAGCGCGACGCGGTCGGGATGCTGCCGCGCCTGCCGCTCGAACAGGCGGTGGATCGCGCCGTCGGCCGGATAGACCGTCGCGGTGTCGTTCCAGCCGTCCACGATGAGCGCCCGCTCGGCCGGGTCCAGCAGCGGCAACGCCGACAGCCGCGTCTGCGGCGCCGCCGCCACGGCGTGCAGCAGCCGCACCAGCCGGCCGGCGATGCGCTCGACGCCGGCGCGATCGAACAATTCGGTCGCGTATTCGACGATGCAGTCGAGCTGGCCGCTGCGGCGCCGCTCGAACAGATTGAAGGTGAGGTCGAACTTGGCGATCGGCAGCAGCAGCGGCAGCGGCTCGGCCTGCAGCCCCGGCAGCGAGAAGCCGGCCTCGACGTTGTTCTGCAGCACCAGCATCACCTGGAACAGCGGGTGGTGGGCCAGCGAGCGGGCCGGGCTCAGCTGTTCGACCAGGCGGTCGAACGGCAGGTCCTGGTGGCGGTAGGCGGCCAGGTTGCCGGCGCGCACGCGCGCCAGCAGCTGCGCGAAGGTCGGGTCGCCGCCGGTGTCGGTGCGCAGCACGAGGGTGTTGGCGAAATAGCCGACCAGCGCGTGCAGGCTGTCGTCGGTGCGGCCGGCGATCGGGCTGCCCAGCGCGATGTCGTCGCCGCCGCCGAGCCGGGCCAGCAACGTCGCCAGCGCGGCCTGCAGCAGCATGAACAGCGTGACGCGGTGGGCCCGCGCCAGCGCCTGCAGGCCCTGGTAGAGCGCGGGATCGAGCGGGAATCGCAGGCTGTCGCCCTGGTGGCCGGCCACCGCCGGCCGCGGCCGGTCGAGCGGCAGCGCGGTCAGCTCGGGCAGGCCGGCCAGCGCCTGGCGCCAGTAGCCGAGCTGCTCGGCCATCCGGCTGGCCGGGTCGGCCGGATCGCCCAAGAGCTCGCGCTGCCACAGCGTGTAGTCGGCGTACTGCACCGGCAGCGGCGCCCAGGCGGGCGCCCGGCCGTCGCGGCGGGCGCCGTAGGCCGCGCCGAGATCGTCGGCCAGCGGCACGATCGACCAGCCGTCGCCGGCGATGTGGTGCAGCACCAGCAGCAGCACGTGGCGGTCGGCCGCCAGCCGGTACAGCGTGGCGCGCAGCGGCAGCGCGTGTTCGAGGTCGAATGGCCGCACCGCATCCTGCAGCAGCGCGTCGTCGAGCCCGGCGGCGGCGATGTCGCGCCGTTCGAGCGCGATCGCGGCGGCGTCCGGCGGCAGGATGTGCTGGTACGGCTGGCCGTCGCGGTCGCGGAACAGCGTGCGCAGGCTCTCGTGCCGCGCGACCACGTCGGCCAGCGCGGCGGCCAGCGCCGCCGGGTCGAGTTCGCCGTCGAGCCGCAGCGCCAGCGGGATGTTGTAGGTGGCGCTCGGGCCGTCCAGCCGGTCGAGGAACCAGAGCCGCCGCTGGGCGTAGGACAGCGGCACGGCCTCGTCCGCACCGCCGTCGTCGTATAGGTGTTGCACCGGCTTCCCCTCTCCTGCTGTGTTCTTGGCGGCCGCTGCCCGCGTGGCGCGGCCTGGCCCGTGTGGCCGGGCCGGTCTCAGGCGACCGGCGCCGGCTTGCGGTTGGCGCGCAGCGGCAGCGTCGGCCGGATGCGCGCCGCCGGCGCCTGGTCGAGCCGTTCGGCCAGCGCCGCCACGGTGGGCGTGGCGAACACGTCGTCCAGTTCCAGCTCCACGCCGAAGATCGAGCGGATGCGGCTGATCAGCCGCGTGGCGGTCAGCGAATGGCCGCCGAGGTCGAAGAAGCCCTGGTCGATGCCGACGCGGCCCAGCTCGAGCACCTCGCCGAACAGGCCGGCCAGCGTCTCCTCGTTCGGCGTGCGCGGCGCCGCCACGCCGCCGGCGGCGAAATCGGGCGCCGGCAGCGCGGCGCGGTCGAGCTTGCCGTTGGGCGTCAGCGGCAGCGCGGGCAGCGCCAGCACGGCGGCCGGCACCATGTAGTCGGGCAGCAGCTCGGCCAGCTGGCCGCGCAGCAGGGCGGCGTCGAAGCCGGTCTCGGCCGCCGGCACCGCGTAGCCGACCAGCAGCGGCTGGCCGGGCCGGTCCTCGCGCATCAGCACCGCGGCCTCGCGCACGCCCGGCAGCGCGGCCAGCCGCGCCGCGACCTCGGCCGGCTCGACCCGGTGGCCGCGGATCTTGACCTGCTGGTCGACCCGGCCGAGGAAGGTCAGGCTGCCGTCGGCCTCGCGCCGGGCCTGGTCGCCGGTGCGGTACATGCGGCCGCCGGGCGGGCCGGACGGATCGGGCAGGAAGCGCTCGGCGGTCAGCTCCGGCCGGCCCAGGTAGCCGCGCGCCAGGCCGGCGCCGGCGGCGTAGAGCTCGCCGACTTCGCCGTCCGCGACCGGCCGCAGCGCGGCATCGAGCAGATGGAGCCGCATGCCGCGGATCGGCTCGCCCAGCGGCGGCGGCGCGTCGCCGGCCAGCGGGCCGCTCATGCTGGCGCACACCGTGGTCTCGGTCGGCCCGTAGGCGTTGATCAGGCGGCGGCCGGCCGACCAGGCGGCCGCCAGCCGGCCCGGGCAGGCCTCGCCGGCGACCACCAGGGTGGACACGCCCGGCAGGCTGCCCGGCGCCATCGCGGCCAGCGCCGACGGCGGCAGCGTGGCGTGGGTGACGCCGGCCTCCGCGACCAGTTGCGCCAGCGCGTCGCCCGGCAGCAGGCGGGCCGCCGGCGCCAGCACCAGCCGGCCGCCCGACAGCAGCGCCAGGCACAGCTCGGACACCGCGGCGTCGAAGCTCGGCGAGGCGAACTGCAGCACGCGCGAATCCGCCGCGACGGCGAAGCGGCCGATCTGCCCGGCCGCCAGGTCGGCCAGGCCGGCGTGGCTGACCACCACGCCCTTGGGCCAGCCGGTCGAGCCCGAGGTGTAGATCACGTAGGCCGGATGCCCGAGCCGCAGCGGCTGGCGGCGGTCGCGGTCGTCCGGGGGGAGCGGCGAGGCCGCGGCCAGCTCCGCCGCCAGCTCGCCGGCATCGAGCCGCAGCGGCGGCACGCCCGGCGGCAGGCGCTGCGCCAGCGCGGCGACGGTCAGCAGGCAGGCCGGCGCGGCGTCGGTCTGCATGTAGGCCAGCCGCTCGGCCGGGTAGGCCGGGTCGAGCGGGACGTAGGCGGCGCCGGCCTTCATGACGGCGAGGATGGCGACCACCAGTTCGAGCGAACGCGGCAGCGCCAGCGCGACGC is a genomic window of Chitinimonas koreensis containing:
- a CDS encoding non-ribosomal peptide synthetase gives rise to the protein MQHLYDDGGADEAVPLSYAQRRLWFLDRLDGPSATYNIPLALRLDGELDPAALAAALADVVARHESLRTLFRDRDGQPYQHILPPDAAAIALERRDIAAAGLDDALLQDAVRPFDLEHALPLRATLYRLAADRHVLLLVLHHIAGDGWSIVPLADDLGAAYGARRDGRAPAWAPLPVQYADYTLWQRELLGDPADPASRMAEQLGYWRQALAGLPELTALPLDRPRPAVAGHQGDSLRFPLDPALYQGLQALARAHRVTLFMLLQAALATLLARLGGGDDIALGSPIAGRTDDSLHALVGYFANTLVLRTDTGGDPTFAQLLARVRAGNLAAYRHQDLPFDRLVEQLSPARSLAHHPLFQVMLVLQNNVEAGFSLPGLQAEPLPLLLPIAKFDLTFNLFERRRSGQLDCIVEYATELFDRAGVERIAGRLVRLLHAVAAAPQTRLSALPLLDPAERALIVDGWNDTATVYPADGAIHRLFERQARQHPDRVALVFEHRRLSYGELNARANRLAHWLAARGAGPDARVALCLERSVEMVVALLAVLKAGGAYVPLDPDQPAERRAGMLADAAAVVLLTQRHLQAGCPAAPAVFCLDDDDAAAALAAQPDHDPAPALRPGNLAYVIYTSGSTGRPKGVGVDHAGILNRLQWMQAAYRLDADDRVLQKTPYGFDVSVWEFFWPLAYGARLVLARPGGQQEPAYLAGLMAEQAITTVHFVPPMLEVFLASVEPEACRSLRRVVCSGQALPPELQRRFFAALPGVALHNLYGPTEASVDVTAWTCRADAGLACVPIGRPIANIRIHILDAHLNPVPAGVAGELHIAGVGLARGYLGRPDLTAAAFIPDPFGAEPGARMYRSGDLARYLADGSIEYLGRLDHQLKLRGFRIEPGEIEAALAALPAVREALVMTHGNVGGGDVGGGDAGLVAYLVPADAADAVPPAAELRRLLAQRLPDYMVPAHFIVLERLPLTPNGKVDRKALPAPGRQGGQDDLAPRDATEAMLAQIWRELLGLERVGVRDDFFALGGHSLLAVAVVERLRRAGLAAEVRTLFAHPTIEGLAAALGAGFAAAAVPPNRIPADAQAITPDMLPLVALTAEAIAAIVAAVPGGAANVQDIYPLAPLQEGLLFHHLREREGDAYLTTLQFAFADRERLDRFAAALQAVIDRHDILRTVVVWQSLDQPVQVVLRRAALRIEEVEADGDVAAELRARYDPARYRLDIGQAPMIRGFAARDAAGGRWLLHLLQHHLIDDNLSLQRMFAELRRILAGEARLLPAALPFRHFIAQARQGVDAAEHEAFFNAMLGRVDATTAPFGVAALPAGGALDQVRRPLPAELVERLRRQARTCRVGTASLLHLAWALVLARLTGRGEVVFGTVLFGRLQGGQGAAQVMGPCINTLPICLRVDGVGLRDGLRRTHALLAQLLRHEHAPLSLAQRCSGVAAPQPLFASLLNCRRGEGEFGADLMDGGALIHAEERTDLPFVVSVDELPDAMVLAVQAGAGIAAQRLYDSMQAALAALAQGLEQTPERPVRALDILPAGERAQLLAGWNATARPYPREATLAELFEAQVARTPGLLAVVAADGQLSYRQLDARANRLAHALRRRGVGPDVLVGLSLPPSLDLAVALLAILKAGGAYLPLDPELPEQRLAYLLDDAAPALILRRSGQAALLEGITVLALDRLEAELACCPTDPPPLTTRADHLAYVMYTSGSTGQPKGVQVTQRNVSRLVCNSDYFALGPGQRVLHLAPLAFDASTFEIWAPLLNGATLVLPPPGSRSLERIGELITGIDTLWLTAALFNQLVEHRLPQLVTVGHLLAGGEALSVPHVRKFLAAGGKLSNGYGPTECTTFSCVHPLPLGAGFGAAAPDAAAPDATAPGTSVPIGRPIANGQAYILDDRFEPAPVEVAGELYIAGDGLARGYLNRPDLTAERFLPCPFGQPGARMYRTGDLVRYLPNGEIEYLGRIDRQVKIRGLRIEPGEIEAALLAQGEISEAAVLAREDEPGDKRLVAYLVPQPGRQVPAAPELRSRLQQTLPDYMVPAHYVSLDALPLTANGKLDRNALPAPQRRRGEAGYVAPRNETEAVLARLWAEVLKLERVGVHDDFFALGGHSLLATRIMSRSRRELGVELPLEALFERATVAGLAQRYDEMKSLLEPCAEPGADGPAEDIEEVEY
- a CDS encoding non-ribosomal peptide synthetase — translated: MHPNPLPAAARQPDAIALPQAVLPTLFEAQVARTPDAVAAVYEGTELSYAELDARANRLARLLIARGIGPEQRVALALPRSLELVVAILAVMKAGAAYVPLDPAYPAERLAYMQTDAAPACLLTVAALAQRLPPGVPPLRLDAGELAAELAAASPLPPDDRDRRQPLRLGHPAYVIYTSGSTGWPKGVVVSHAGLADLAAGQIGRFAVAADSRVLQFASPSFDAAVSELCLALLSGGRLVLAPAARLLPGDALAQLVAEAGVTHATLPPSALAAMAPGSLPGVSTLVVAGEACPGRLAAAWSAGRRLINAYGPTETTVCASMSGPLAGDAPPPLGEPIRGMRLHLLDAALRPVADGEVGELYAAGAGLARGYLGRPELTAERFLPDPSGPPGGRMYRTGDQARREADGSLTFLGRVDQQVKIRGHRVEPAEVAARLAALPGVREAAVLMREDRPGQPLLVGYAVPAAETGFDAALLRGQLAELLPDYMVPAAVLALPALPLTPNGKLDRAALPAPDFAAGGVAAPRTPNEETLAGLFGEVLELGRVGIDQGFFDLGGHSLTATRLISRIRSIFGVELELDDVFATPTVAALAERLDQAPAARIRPTLPLRANRKPAPVA